A section of the Myxocyprinus asiaticus isolate MX2 ecotype Aquarium Trade chromosome 22, UBuf_Myxa_2, whole genome shotgun sequence genome encodes:
- the LOC127412908 gene encoding clathrin interactor 1-like isoform X2, producing the protein MLNMWKVRELVDKATNVVMNYTETESKVREATNDDPWGPSGQLMGEIARSTFMYEQFPELMNMLWTRMLKDNKKNWRRVYKSLLLLAYLIRNGSERVVTSAREHLYDLRSIESYHCVDENGKDQGINVRQKVKELIELVQDDDKLREERKKAKKNRDKYIGVSSDTMGGFRYSEDRFDFKDSHSKWDDDWDKSKGAFPFSEKLGEISDKIGSTIDDTINMFRKKDRDDSPDRFSDAEEDRNQAARNGKSVKSEFKDDEEMVRTKSVQIVQATETTATRKRGGTPSKTIDLGAAANYVGDKPSTNTNTNQTTSAVSQPSAGLVDLFSADPAPAQPASKGLSSDLIGGFADFSSPAAAATLPSTTAPASSGNGDFDDWNAFSTAQPAVPAAQPVKPAGIDLFSGLQANSAPASASAVPSTDLFDLMGSSQTTSISSSQSMNFSMTTTQNTGLPTSKSQPLQTMGVPLVPQQPMAQKPNPKASVPSTWSNTNIDISLDYLGPGMQPPKPSQPTLNMMQQHASPAIQNNFIQLDSSTITPSRTSRNLGVVLDDQLNFTDHIARTARSCRFALYNIS; encoded by the exons ATGTTGAACATGTGGAAAGTGAGGGAGCTGGTTGATAAAGC AACCAATGTCGTGATGAACTATACAGAAACTGAGTCTAAAGTTCGAGAAGCCACAAACGACGACCCATGGGGACCCTCTGGACAGTTAATGGGAGAGATTGCCAG GTCCACATTCATGTACGAGCAGTTTCCAGAGCTAATGAACATGCTGTGGACCAGAATGCTGAAAGACAACAAGAAAAACTGGAGACGAGTTTACaag TCTTTACTGCTGCTGGCTTACCTGATCAGAAATGGATCCGAAAGGGTGGTCACTAGCGCAAGAGAACACCTGTATGATCTGCGGTCTATTGAGAGCTATCATTGTGTAG ATGAAAACGGGAAAGACCAGGGCATCAATGTGCGCCAGAAAGTGAAGGAGCTGATAGAGTTAGTCCAGGATGATGACAAATTAAGAGAAGAGAGGAAGAAGGCCAAGAAAAACAGGGACAAATACATTGGAGTGTCTTCTGATACTATGGGGGGCTTCAGATACT CGGAGGATAGGTTTGATTTCAAAGACTCGCACTCTAAATGGGATGACGACTGGGACAAAAGCAAGGGGGCTTTCCCATTCAGTGAGAAACTTGGTGAAATCAGCGACAAGATTGGGAGTACCATTGATGACACCATCAATATGTTCCGCAAAAAAGACAGGGACGATTCACCTGACAGATTCAG TGACGCAGAGGAGGACCGAAATCAGGCAGCACGAAACGGGAAGTCTGTGAAATCCGAATTTAAAGATGATGAAGAGATGGTGAGAACAAAAAGTGTACAGATTGTCCAAGCCACAGAGACCACTGCGACTCGAAAGAGAGGAGGCACCCCCTCCAAAACGATAGATCTGGGAGCAGCTGCAAATTATGTTGGCGATAAACCCTCCACCAACACAAACACCAACCAG ACCACATCAGCAGTGAGCCAACCCAGTGCTGGTCTGGTGGACTTGTTCTCAGCAGATCCTGCACCCGCTCAGCCAGCCTCCAAAG GCTTAAGCTCTGATCTGATTGGAGGTTTTGCTGATTTCTCTTCTCCTGCAGCTGCAGCCACTCTTCCATCAACAACCG CCCCAGCATCTAGTGGCAATGGAGACTTTGACGATTGGAATGCTTTTTCTACTGCCCAGCCAGCCGTGCCTGCAGCCCAGCCTGTCAAACCTGCAGGGATAGACCTTTTTTCAGGTCTACAGGCCAACTCTGCTCCTGCCTCTGCTTCCGCAGTACCATCCACTGACCTCTTTGACCTCATGGGCTCCTCCCAGACCACTAGCATCAGCTCCTCCCAAAGCATGAACTTCTCCAtgacaaccacacagaacactggCCTACCAACATCCAAATCACAG CCACTGCAGACTATGGGGGTCCCACTGGTGCCCCAGCAACCAATGGCACAGAAACCTAATCCCAAAGCCTCTGTGCCTTCCACTTGGTCTAATACTAACATAGACATAAGCCTGGACTATCTTGGCCCAGGCATGCAGCCACCCAAACCCTCTCAGCCCACACTCAACATGATGCAGCAACATG CAAGCCCAGCTATACAAAATAACTTCATTCAGCTAGATTCGTCAACAATCACACCATCCAGGACAAGCAGAAATCTTGGGGTTGTGCTTGATGACCAGTtaaacttcacagaccacattgcAAGGACAGCCCGATCATGCAGATTTGCACTGTACAACATAAGTTAG
- the LOC127412908 gene encoding clathrin interactor 1-like isoform X3 yields the protein MLNMWKVRELVDKATNVVMNYTETESKVREATNDDPWGPSGQLMGEIARSTFMYEQFPELMNMLWTRMLKDNKKNWRRVYKSLLLLAYLIRNGSERVVTSAREHLYDLRSIESYHCVDENGKDQGINVRQKVKELIELVQDDDKLREERKKAKKNRDKYIGVSSDTMGGFRYSEDRFDFKDSHSKWDDDWDKSKGAFPFSEKLGEISDKIGSTIDDTINMFRKKDRDDSPDRFSDAEEDRNQAARNGKSVKSEFKDDEEMVRTKSVQIVQATETTATRKRGGTPSKTIDLGAAANYVGDKPSTNTNTNQTTSAVSQPSAGLVDLFSADPAPAQPASKGLSSDLIGGFADFSSPAAAATLPSTTAPASSGNGDFDDWNAFSTAQPAVPAAQPVKPAGIDLFSGLQANSAPASASAVPSTDLFDLMGSSQTTSISSSQSMNFSMTTTQNTGLPTSKSQPLQTMGVPLVPQQPMAQKPNPKASVPSTWSNTNIDISLDYLGPGMQPPKPSQPTLNMMQQHEQFKKVPPPCFCELQSEQLLQ from the exons ATGTTGAACATGTGGAAAGTGAGGGAGCTGGTTGATAAAGC AACCAATGTCGTGATGAACTATACAGAAACTGAGTCTAAAGTTCGAGAAGCCACAAACGACGACCCATGGGGACCCTCTGGACAGTTAATGGGAGAGATTGCCAG GTCCACATTCATGTACGAGCAGTTTCCAGAGCTAATGAACATGCTGTGGACCAGAATGCTGAAAGACAACAAGAAAAACTGGAGACGAGTTTACaag TCTTTACTGCTGCTGGCTTACCTGATCAGAAATGGATCCGAAAGGGTGGTCACTAGCGCAAGAGAACACCTGTATGATCTGCGGTCTATTGAGAGCTATCATTGTGTAG ATGAAAACGGGAAAGACCAGGGCATCAATGTGCGCCAGAAAGTGAAGGAGCTGATAGAGTTAGTCCAGGATGATGACAAATTAAGAGAAGAGAGGAAGAAGGCCAAGAAAAACAGGGACAAATACATTGGAGTGTCTTCTGATACTATGGGGGGCTTCAGATACT CGGAGGATAGGTTTGATTTCAAAGACTCGCACTCTAAATGGGATGACGACTGGGACAAAAGCAAGGGGGCTTTCCCATTCAGTGAGAAACTTGGTGAAATCAGCGACAAGATTGGGAGTACCATTGATGACACCATCAATATGTTCCGCAAAAAAGACAGGGACGATTCACCTGACAGATTCAG TGACGCAGAGGAGGACCGAAATCAGGCAGCACGAAACGGGAAGTCTGTGAAATCCGAATTTAAAGATGATGAAGAGATGGTGAGAACAAAAAGTGTACAGATTGTCCAAGCCACAGAGACCACTGCGACTCGAAAGAGAGGAGGCACCCCCTCCAAAACGATAGATCTGGGAGCAGCTGCAAATTATGTTGGCGATAAACCCTCCACCAACACAAACACCAACCAG ACCACATCAGCAGTGAGCCAACCCAGTGCTGGTCTGGTGGACTTGTTCTCAGCAGATCCTGCACCCGCTCAGCCAGCCTCCAAAG GCTTAAGCTCTGATCTGATTGGAGGTTTTGCTGATTTCTCTTCTCCTGCAGCTGCAGCCACTCTTCCATCAACAACCG CCCCAGCATCTAGTGGCAATGGAGACTTTGACGATTGGAATGCTTTTTCTACTGCCCAGCCAGCCGTGCCTGCAGCCCAGCCTGTCAAACCTGCAGGGATAGACCTTTTTTCAGGTCTACAGGCCAACTCTGCTCCTGCCTCTGCTTCCGCAGTACCATCCACTGACCTCTTTGACCTCATGGGCTCCTCCCAGACCACTAGCATCAGCTCCTCCCAAAGCATGAACTTCTCCAtgacaaccacacagaacactggCCTACCAACATCCAAATCACAG CCACTGCAGACTATGGGGGTCCCACTGGTGCCCCAGCAACCAATGGCACAGAAACCTAATCCCAAAGCCTCTGTGCCTTCCACTTGGTCTAATACTAACATAGACATAAGCCTGGACTATCTTGGCCCAGGCATGCAGCCACCCAAACCCTCTCAGCCCACACTCAACATGATGCAGCAACATG AGCAATTCAAGAAAGTACCACCTCCATGTTTTTGCGAGTTGCAGTCAGAACAACTCCTACAGTAA
- the LOC127412908 gene encoding clathrin interactor 1-like isoform X1, with amino-acid sequence MLNMWKVRELVDKATNVVMNYTETESKVREATNDDPWGPSGQLMGEIARSTFMYEQFPELMNMLWTRMLKDNKKNWRRVYKSLLLLAYLIRNGSERVVTSAREHLYDLRSIESYHCVDENGKDQGINVRQKVKELIELVQDDDKLREERKKAKKNRDKYIGVSSDTMGGFRYSEDRFDFKDSHSKWDDDWDKSKGAFPFSEKLGEISDKIGSTIDDTINMFRKKDRDDSPDRFSDAEEDRNQAARNGKSVKSEFKDDEEMVRTKSVQIVQATETTATRKRGGTPSKTIDLGAAANYVGDKPSTNTNTNQTTSAVSQPSAGLVDLFSADPAPAQPASKGLSSDLIGGFADFSSPAAAATLPSTTAPASSGNGDFDDWNAFSTAQPAVPAAQPVKPAGIDLFSGLQANSAPASASAVPSTDLFDLMGSSQTTSISSSQSMNFSMTTTQNTGLPTSKSQPLQTMGVPLVPQQPMAQKPNPKASVPSTWSNTNIDISLDYLGPGMQPPKPSQPTLNMMQQHGVQTPVNMITQGFTGMNLGMQATPTMVRPPANAMMGGMNMGMQPAMAGNAMGMPPIGGMPLNQGMMGMNMNMSTVAMGMPGNMGMGTGMPVMGMSPAVGQPKQDAFADFANFGK; translated from the exons ATGTTGAACATGTGGAAAGTGAGGGAGCTGGTTGATAAAGC AACCAATGTCGTGATGAACTATACAGAAACTGAGTCTAAAGTTCGAGAAGCCACAAACGACGACCCATGGGGACCCTCTGGACAGTTAATGGGAGAGATTGCCAG GTCCACATTCATGTACGAGCAGTTTCCAGAGCTAATGAACATGCTGTGGACCAGAATGCTGAAAGACAACAAGAAAAACTGGAGACGAGTTTACaag TCTTTACTGCTGCTGGCTTACCTGATCAGAAATGGATCCGAAAGGGTGGTCACTAGCGCAAGAGAACACCTGTATGATCTGCGGTCTATTGAGAGCTATCATTGTGTAG ATGAAAACGGGAAAGACCAGGGCATCAATGTGCGCCAGAAAGTGAAGGAGCTGATAGAGTTAGTCCAGGATGATGACAAATTAAGAGAAGAGAGGAAGAAGGCCAAGAAAAACAGGGACAAATACATTGGAGTGTCTTCTGATACTATGGGGGGCTTCAGATACT CGGAGGATAGGTTTGATTTCAAAGACTCGCACTCTAAATGGGATGACGACTGGGACAAAAGCAAGGGGGCTTTCCCATTCAGTGAGAAACTTGGTGAAATCAGCGACAAGATTGGGAGTACCATTGATGACACCATCAATATGTTCCGCAAAAAAGACAGGGACGATTCACCTGACAGATTCAG TGACGCAGAGGAGGACCGAAATCAGGCAGCACGAAACGGGAAGTCTGTGAAATCCGAATTTAAAGATGATGAAGAGATGGTGAGAACAAAAAGTGTACAGATTGTCCAAGCCACAGAGACCACTGCGACTCGAAAGAGAGGAGGCACCCCCTCCAAAACGATAGATCTGGGAGCAGCTGCAAATTATGTTGGCGATAAACCCTCCACCAACACAAACACCAACCAG ACCACATCAGCAGTGAGCCAACCCAGTGCTGGTCTGGTGGACTTGTTCTCAGCAGATCCTGCACCCGCTCAGCCAGCCTCCAAAG GCTTAAGCTCTGATCTGATTGGAGGTTTTGCTGATTTCTCTTCTCCTGCAGCTGCAGCCACTCTTCCATCAACAACCG CCCCAGCATCTAGTGGCAATGGAGACTTTGACGATTGGAATGCTTTTTCTACTGCCCAGCCAGCCGTGCCTGCAGCCCAGCCTGTCAAACCTGCAGGGATAGACCTTTTTTCAGGTCTACAGGCCAACTCTGCTCCTGCCTCTGCTTCCGCAGTACCATCCACTGACCTCTTTGACCTCATGGGCTCCTCCCAGACCACTAGCATCAGCTCCTCCCAAAGCATGAACTTCTCCAtgacaaccacacagaacactggCCTACCAACATCCAAATCACAG CCACTGCAGACTATGGGGGTCCCACTGGTGCCCCAGCAACCAATGGCACAGAAACCTAATCCCAAAGCCTCTGTGCCTTCCACTTGGTCTAATACTAACATAGACATAAGCCTGGACTATCTTGGCCCAGGCATGCAGCCACCCAAACCCTCTCAGCCCACACTCAACATGATGCAGCAACATG GAGTTCAGACCCCAGTCAATATGATAACTCAAGGCTTCACTGGAATGAACCTGGGCATGCAAGCCACCCCGACAATGGTCAGACCACCCGCCAATGCCATGATGGGAGGAATGAACATGGGAATGCAGCCTGCCATGGCAGGTAATGCTATGGGCATGCCACCCATAGGAGGAATGCCACTCAACCAGGGTATGATGGGAATGAATATGAACATGTCTACAGTTGCCATGGGAATGCCAGGAAACATGGGCATGGGTACGGGAATGCCAGTCATGGGGATGAGCCCTGCAGTGGGGCAACCTAAGCAAGATGCCTTTGCAGATTTTGCCAACTTTGGGAAATGA